AAGCTATTGCTTGGCTGAATATGAGGCTTGTCTCATCATAATTTCTCAAACTTTATGGTTGTGAAACAATACTTTGTATGTTTTACTCCTTTTGTTTCATATTAAGTGTCATTTTATCATTTTTGTGACATAAAAATTGTCATTCTATAATTTCAATGCAATTTATACTTACTTTTAACTCAATATTAATTGTAAAATGCATTGATCTTATAAATAAATGTATTTATCTAAAATGATATTGGTTAAATAGATGACATTAATGAAAATTTAAATGCATTTTAATGAATTTCTTAATATGTGTGAAAAATGTCTAAGTGACACTCTTTGTGAAACGGAAGAAGTATGTTTTTAATTTTGAATGCCATTTCCAAAAAAAAAACACATGGTAGTAAATGTATAGAAGCAGAAAGACATTGAAGTCTATACTATTATTTATGAAGTGATTTTGCTGATTTATCTCACTCTCCATAATTTTAGCTAATGTTTGCTTATTTAGAATATTCTTATTAGTTTTTAACTTAAATATTTAAATAAATTAATTTAATTAATATAACTATTTTGAAATTCTATTTATATGAAGCGATTTTGCTGATTTGTCACATTTTCCATGATTTTAGCTAATTTTGTTTATTTTTCATATTCTTATTTATTTTTAACTTAAATATTTAATTTTTTAATTTAAATAATATAAATATTTCGAAATTTCTATTTAATTTTTTAATTTAAATAATATCTATGAATTTGCTGATTTATCACATTTTCTATGATTTTAGTTAATTTTGTTTATTTGTCATATTCTTATTAGTTTTTAGCTTAAAATGTTAATTTATTAATTTCAATAATATAACTACTCGAACTTTTTAATTGAAACTAGAATTATAAATATTTTAACTTTCACAAGTGAAGACCAATTCTTATTTTCATGTGACGTAAGAGGTTTTAAACTCTATAGTTTCATTTTTCTCATTCATTCCAAATTGTATCGGTTATAGTTTTTGTTTCATCCTCTAGGTATAGTGTTTTCTGGTTGTTTCAATTGCTTGTGTTCTCTTCGTCACTTTCATGTTGATGTGAACATTCTGTTTTCAGTGGTTCAATCATTTTGTGCAGGTCAAAAAATAATATTGGTTGGAGTTGTTTGCATTAACGGCTATATGAACAACATCAAAGCTCAATTTTCTCTTTAGCTCTAGATCTTTTTTGGGTTCTTGACATCTATATTTATATACTTTCGATATTTGTTTTATTTTTATTTTTAGTTGGAGTTTTATGTTTTTCTTACTTTCGTTGAGTTTGAAAGACTAGGAAGCAAATGGTTTTGTTACGTATAGTTTGGAATTATGAATTAGTTATTCTAAATTGTTTAATGGTAATTATTTCACGTGTATGTTTTATTACTGTCAAATATATAAGAAAACTTATGTTTTGCTATTAAGTTTGGAGAGTTCACTATGTAATCATGTTATGAACATGTGTTTAATGGTTTATTTTCTAAAAAGGCGAAAGTAGATATTATAAGATAATTAGATTTATCATTGTATAATAACTACAATAATAAAACTATCATAATCTATTTTTTTGTTTTATGAAATGTAAACTTATGAAATATTAAGATAAGTTAATGTATATATTTATCAAGTAAATCAATGCAATATTATCATTATCTCAATTCATTTTTAAAAAAAGTTTTCTTCTGAAGTTTACTTGACTTTTGTGTGTTTCAATGTTTTTGGTAATTTAATGTATTTTTCTGGTTTAAAAATACAAAGTAGATTAATAGAGACCAAAAGTTCACATTCTTTGTTGTCAAAAAAAGTTTGCATTCTTAATTTATTTTATTATGTGTAATATTTGATATATATTTATACTCTCATGGTCTCATAGTTTTATGGCTTTGCTTTGTGTTAAGAAGACGTATACCAAAATAAAAATCAAAGAAAACTAAAATGATTAAAAATATACAGAATAATTTATCATCATAGAAGAAGTTATCATCATGTTTAAATCATAATACATATATTAATAATTATTAGTAAAACGATTATGCGGACAAAACACCTAGTAATAAATATCTAAGTTTTTAGTCTTGGGATAGGTCCGGCTCGTGTTTTTATTGGACTTTGTGCAAAGTTTTATTTTTATAAAGCAATACAAATAAATTGTATAAATAGGACCTAATTTTGTAGTAAAAAATTTAAATTTTTAACTAAAAATTTGCAAAAAAAAAAATTGGACCATGAGCAAATGCACTTTGAACACATGTCTAGAGATTTATATAAAAATATTGAAATCAAATTATTACTCGTTTACTCTATTTTGTGCTAATTCCACATATTTTACTCTATTTATCCATGTCTTGTTTTCATGCAACACGTTGTAATAACAAACAGTTTATATTAAATAAAATAAGTTGGCAAAAATTTATGCCAAAATAATATTTATTTTATTTGATGTGGGACTTGCTGTTGTTTCTTTCAAAAAAATTATATACATAGTAACAGTAAAAGAAGTTCTGAAGTTGTCTATGATTTTACTGTAGTTAGATATTTTAACTAGGACCAAGCAAGGAATCTAAATCTGTCCAGCCCTATAAACTATTGTGTAATTGAGCTTAGTTATATAAGCTTAATAAGGTGTTTTGGACACATATATTTGGAGAGAGCCACCCAAAAAAACCTAAAACTGTATATTTTAGTTTTTTTTTTTTTTGAAAAAAGGCTTTCATATTAAACAACAAAAAAAAATAAAATAATACAAACCCATAGGTTTAAGTTTGTTATGGGCTGAGCGCAGTCATACATAAAACACATATCATCAGAACTAGAAACCCAGTAAACAGAGAGGCCCAGTGGTGAGAAGAAGAGAGTTGGATGGTTACGATTGAGCGATGGAGTGTCGAGAAAGAACAGAGTTGAGGCGATCGCGATCTGTCTTCTTCCCTTTTCTTTTCACGAGTGGAGAAACCACAGTTGAGTCATCGCCGAAGATGCCCTTGGATTTGCATGTCGAAAGCTCTGCAGTCTGTTCCTAATCTGCTTGTCTATCGTTGAGAAAACAGTCTCTGGAGTTTTGAAGAGTTGTTGGTGCAGTCTTGTGTTACGCTCAGTCCAGATCCAGTAAACGGTAGCCCGAAACGCCAGTAGAGTTAGTCGCTCTCGATCCCTCAGTAGTCTTTGAAGTTGAAGGATAATATCTCCCCACACGGTGAGAGGTTGGAGCTGACAACGATGAGCTATCTTTCTCCAAGCATCGGCGCTAAATCCACACTCAAAAAACAGGTGATTCCTAGACTCTGGATGAGTATTACATAGTAAGCAGAGAGGATCCACATTTAATCCCCATATATTGAGTCGATCTCTTGTAGGGCAACGATCCAGCATGACTAACCAAGAGAGGAAGCTATGCCTCGGGATTCCATAGGAGATCCAGATTACTTTAGCCCATGGTACCATTTGTTGAACACCTTTCAGGTAATCATACATCTCGCCTGTCTTATATCTCATCCTTGTTTTTCCCTCTATCATCCATTCATAGTGATCCTCCTGATCTGAAAGAGTTACCGTTGTTAAATGAATCTGCAGAGCAAGCTGAGCATCAGTCCTAGCGAACGGCAAATTCCAGAATCCTGCAGTGAAGAGAGACGCAACAGTTGCCATCTTCGGTATGCCTAGTCGGGAAGTTCCTGCATCTAGAGCCGTGTATAGCTTCCCAAGAGGAGTCCAGTTATCGAACCAAAACCGAGTACTTTGACCATTGCCTATTCGCCTTTTAAGCAATGGGTAAATCAACTCCCTAGCCTGTATCATCTTGTTCACTAACCAGGAATGTCTAGTACTAGTGCTTATTGTCCAGTAGTTAGAGACATCACCTTTGAGTATTACCTCTTTAAACCAGCAGACCCAGACCGAGTTAGGACGAAAGAAGATCATCCAAACTAGCTTTAAGATGCACGCCAGATTCCATTTGTGAAGGTCCTTAATTCCAAAACCATCCTGATCCTTGGTGAGAGTTACTGTCTCCCAACTCACTCTAGCTGTATGATGTCCTTCAATGTTCCCATTCCACAAAAATTGACCACACAACGAATTTATTTTGTTGATGCAGGATTTCGGCAGAATAAAGCTCGAGCACCAGAAAGTGGAGACGCCAGATATTACAGTTTTTATCAGCAACAGTCTACCAGCGAAAGAGAGAGCTTTTGCTGACCAAGATGATAGACGCTGTTTGATCTGCTGAAGAAGAAGTTCACAATTTTCCAAGTTCAGCTTCTTTGTACATAGGAGTACTCCTAGATAACACATTGGTAGGCTACCACGAGGCATTCCTGTCGAGGCTTGAATTGTGGAGACTTCTTCCTCAGTAAGTCCAGACGCAAAGAAGCTTGATTTTTGCATGCTCACCGCTAGACCTGATCTTTTTTCAAACTCATGCAGGATCTTAAGTACTCTCTGGACCGATTCAATAGACCCATCAATAAAAATAAACAAGTCATCCGCAAACGACAGATGTGTCAGTTTCGTCTTCTGACATTGATGATGATAAGATAAGTACCCTGATCTCGCGTCTCAATCTAGCATCAGTGACAAGTAATTCATAGCAATTACAAACATGTAAGGATAGAGTGGATCTCCTTGCCTAAGACCTCGTTTCCCTTTGAAAAAACCATTCACCGTTCTGTTGTATCCTACCATAAATGATGTCGTGCAAATGCAGGTCCTCAGCAGTCGAGTGAAGGGAGCAGGCAGGTCTAGGCTAACCAGAGCTGAGAGGAGGAAATCCCAAGATAGCGTATCAAACGCCTTTGCAATGTCGACCTTTATAGTAATCTTCTTAGATCCCCTGTTCTTGTGATAGCCATTAACCAACTCACTAGCCAGCACTGTGTTTTCTACCAGTAATCTCCCCTCAACAAAAGCTGTTTGATTAGGCATGATTAGTTGTTGGAGTATAGGCTTTAGACGACGAACCAGAAGCCAAGAAATGACTTTATAGATTGTATTCAGGCACGAAATCGGTCGATAGTCCGAGATTTTTGTTGCTCCAGTGAATTTTGGGACCAAGGATAAGATTGTTGAGTTTGTTGTTTTTGGCAGGAAACCAGAATTGAAGAACTGTTGTATTGAAGTGATACATTCCAAGCCCAACACAGACCATGACGCTTTGAAAAAACCAGAGGTGAGTCCATCAGGCTCAGGCGCTTTATTGGGGTTGAGTGAGAACATGAGCTTTGTAATTTCTTCCACTGCAGGTATCAGAAATATGGAGGCTTGATGTTGAAGACTACATCTGAAAGGAGTCAAACTATGAAACCATTCCGAAGGAGAGCTCCATAGGGGAGGAAGCAAGTCAGGTCCTAAGACTGCTTTGAAGTGAGAAATGGCATGGAAGCTCATCTCTAGAGGATCAGTGATCGTGGCGCCTGATGCCAGCAGAAAGGAACGAATGGCATTTAGGCTGGCTCTGACTTGACAAACTCGATGGAAGTAAGTAGTATTGAGATCACCCTCCCTAAGCCAAGTTATTCGAGATTTTTGTTGAAAGTAACATTCTTCAATAAGTCTCAGGAATTGCCATTTCTCATTCAGCTCATGTTCCACAGCAAAAGTAGTGGTTGTAGGATCCTCTAGGGCATGTACCTGCACAAGTTGTAACAAACGGTGAGCATCAATAACTCTCTGCTGAATATTGGAATAATTCTCTTTGCTTAAGTTTTTGAGACCCCTTTTAATATTTTTGAGCTTCCAACACAGAGACGCTAGGTCAGTGGAGACATTTCCGGCGAGCAACCATGCATCAGTAATAACCTCCAGAAAGCTCGGATGTTTGGTTAGGTAGTTTTGGAAGCGAAAGGGTTGGGTACCGGCTCGGGAAAGGGAGAAGACTAGGTCAGTAAGGCAAGGGGTATGGTCTAAGGGAGCTGGGGGGAGGAAAGTAGCAGTAGCACTAGGGAAAGAGATAAGGAATTCACTATTGATCAAACATCTATCAACCTTTTTTGCAACTGGAGTAAGATCTCGTTTGTTTGTCCACGTATGAACAGGCCCATAATACCGTAGACCAAACACTCCAAGCTGAGTTAAGACAACGCGAAACTGGAACATCTGGGAAGCATGAGTGAGATGGTTGAAAGCAGAGTGTTCATGGCAGTGTAGAATTTGATTAAAATCTCCACCCACGGTTTTGAATCATACACAAGACTACTTTTCACATTCAGAATCTCCACCCATAGGTCAGTTCTCTCCTCATGAGTGTTAGAAGCGTATATAGCAGAGTAGATAAAAGATGGACAGGTAGGTAGCTCGACTTCACAGGTTATCATTTGTTTAGACTGGGATATAACACTGACTTTTGCTGGGTCCTTCCAGATTAGAACAATACGACCATCCTCATCTGATAGATGGTTAGAGAAATAGTGCCAATCTCTGCATAAGGTAGACATTAACCGGGGAAGGGGTAGTTCTTTGATATGTGTTTCTAAAAGAGCTCCAAAAATAGGTTTGTGGCTAGAGAGCCAATCCGAAAAGGTCCGATGTTTAGCCGAGTCATGTAGACCACGGAGGTTCCAAAAAAAGAGTTTGTAACTCATCAGGAAGAAAAATTTTGGTCTCCAGGAGCCTGGAGAGTTTCAACAGAAAGTAAAGGTAAAAAAGGGTTTTTTAGTGGGGTTTTAACAAAAGAGGAATTAGCAACATAAGATATAGTGCCAATTTCTGAGAAAAGGGGGGGTTGAGAACTCTGGTAAGAAATCTTTGTAGGTAAAGGGGGGGGATAGAATAGGAGAAGAACGAGAACGTTTAAGAGAGGGCTTTGTAGGCTTGTCAGGAGGACTTTCAGTGGAGGGGATAGGTATATTTGGAAAATAAGAAGGCACAAAAGGGACTGATTTAGACGCAGAGGGGCTAGAAGGGAGAGAAACAGAAAGGGGTTTTGTGGGGGTAGTAACAGGATGAGCAGGTGTAGTAGGAGGAGGAGCAGTCTTCTTGACCACATTTTGTTTAGTTTTTGAAGTAGCATTTGTTGTTGAATTTTTCTTTCCACTGATTGGAACTTTTTTATTTGTCTTTGCAGGTGCATTAGGAGCAGCAGGAGGAGGGTCTTTTGAAGGAGTGTAAAGCAAGCAATTCCTAAGCACATGTCCTAGTTCATGACAGTGAGAGCAGGTTGGAGGTAGCCACGGGTAGTCAACCTTTACTTCAACAACTTCCCCACTCTGTCTTTCAAATTCGACCACATCTGGCAGTGGTTTGGTGAGGTCCACTTCAACCTTCACATGGGATAAGGTGAGACTAACTAGATTCAAAGTGAAATCATCTGTCTCCTTTGGCTCCCCAACCAAACATGCGACCAAACTAAGGCCTTCTGTATGTCGCAGATCTAAAGGGACACCCGTGAGATGCGCCCAGACCTTGATGGAGCTAAGAGGAGGAGTAACAGCAGAGTGAGCAGAAGACCATTGAGCGGTATGAAACATCGAATCACCAACGTACCAAATGTTTTTATCTAATATCTTTTATCTGATAAAATCACTTGGTATTCGCACAAGCACAGAGCGCTGAAAGTGATTGTTGTGGATCTCGAGTCTTCTATATTTTCCCCACATGTGACAAAGAACATTCTGAATATGATTGAAGGGAAGCGGCCGACCATTGAAGTAGCATACAATGAAGTCCTTGTACATCTTCGCTCCCTTTTAAAAGACAGAGTCAGGTATAAGCACACGAGGACGACCAGAGTTGGACAAAGTAACAGGCGCTATTATGGTAAGAGAACGATCCCCTTTTACACGTAGCTTATCTGCAAGGGTTGGGGTGGGAAGCAGGGATGGGGTGGGGAGAGTTGGGTTCTGGACAGTAGGTTGAGGTTCCTCAGGAGTAGGATAGGATGTTGGTAACGAAGTGTTTGAGTTAGGCTTTGCATCAGTAGAAGCAACATGTTCCTGAGGAGGAGACAGGCTGTGAGTAACCAGAGGAATGGGACTTTTAGGGTTTCCTGTAGTAGGAACAGTAGTCTGGATCTCAATCTGAGGAAGAGATCCAAATTGAGTAGGGTTTCCATGTGCAGCAGCTACAGGAGGTAAATCAAGTGCCTGCGTCATGGGAATATCAGAGATGGGGGGAGTAAGATGGGATCTACGAATTTCAGAGCGGGACACAGGGGGAGTGGAAGCTAAGGGAGGAAAGAGATGGGGAGAAAGGGGTGAGGAAGGGTCAGGTGGGTCACGCGGGAATGGGGGTGGGAGGAGAGCATCTCCGGAGGTTGAAGACGACAGTTGCATGGCGGAAACACGGTCAGGAAGAGCCCAGCGATTCTGCATCGGGAAATGGGTCAGGGAGAGTCTGACTTAATTTTTTGGAAGTACTTTTTAGTATCACTTAATATATATTTTAGTTTAGATAGCATTGGATGTGGATTCCTTTTTCTCATGTAGAAAATGAAAATGTGCATTACTATATGATCATTACAAGATTCACATTATAAATTTGACAAATGTGCATTCTTTTTCATGTAAAACATGCTTTTTCTCCAAAATATAAAGTGTAGAACGTTTATCTATGTTTAGTATAATTATGGTTCCTTTTATAGTAAATTTTAATTTACATTTGATTATTTAAATCAATAATTAAATTTAGTTTGCTTATAATAGGATTTAAAGCTTATGAAAAACAATCTTGCTAAACAAAAAATTTTTAATTGATTTTATTTTTGAAAACAGAAAAATTGAAACTAGTTTTTTTATGAAAATTTAGATGTTTTAAAGCATCTCCAAAAGAAATTCTATAACTTTAAATATAGAGTTTTTTGCTCTCCAAAAATGAACTTCAAATTTCAAATTTAGAGTTTTAAGAAGTGAAACTTCGTATTTGAAGTTTCACTATTCAAAACTCTAAATTTGAAGTTTCATCTTTTTATGTGCATCTTGGTCCTTATATTTAATTATACATCACATTTATGATTTTTAAGTATTTTCTCATTGATATTTTTAATCTTTAAAATTGTTGTATATTTTAAATATTTCAAATTTTATTTTTATAAATTAAAATTTTACATATTAAATTTTATTTTAAATCAAAATAAAATTTATAATATTTTAAAAGTAGAATTAGACAACAAGAATATTACAAAAGAAACTTAATAACAAATTTTAAAAAGATATATACATGAAGACATAATTATTACACAAATTTAAATATTACAACAACACTAATAGTCTAGTAAAATTTCTCCAGAACTTCTAAAATATTGTTCAAACAAATTTTGTATAACCGAGAATGGAGCATTAATAAAATAATTTTATGTAATAATGTGGTATTTTTTTGTAGTTTAATATTTAATTATGTATTTATATTTATAATTTTATATTTTAGTGTAAGATTTTATTAATTAATATTGCTATAATATTTTTTATATATCTGATAGTTATCTACAAAAATTTTATGGATTTATATTAATTATGACAAATATAAGGAGCATAATGTAAATTATAAATAATTTTAAAATTAAATTTGAAGTATTGTTTTTAGAGAAGAACACTTTAAAATTTTAATAGAAAATAATTTTGGAAGTACAAACATAATATTATAATAAATTATTATTTCACAGAAGTATAAAAAGGAAAAACCTTTTAGGACTGGGTTGGGTTTTAGAATATAGATCTAATATATTTTAGATCGCTCGGGTTTAAATATTTACGGACTGCAAATTTTTGGCCAGGCCGGACCAGCTTAATAAACATGTCTAACTGTAGTAAAGAGAATCTTTACAAAATATATACTTACGTAGTAATTTAGATATTTTATCGTTTAGTTACTTATCATATTACTCAGTGAAAAGCTATTTACTATGAAACTATGAATAGCTTTTAAAATAAGAAACAAAAATTTAGAATTTGTGGGTTGTAATTGTACTATTGTTTCTTTTCTTTCTTCTACAGTTACACTTTAAGAAATCATAACGGAAAAACATTGCGAATTAAAACTCACTGTCAAGCCAAAGAAGATAAAAGCGACTTAGCATCATTTGCTCTCATGATTTGCATTTAGCAGAAGCCAGAAGGAGCGAAGCTTTTTTGTCACACACCATCAATGAAATCATTTCGTCATTTCCTCCTTCAAAAGCTTCTTTTTCTACGACAACATCCCAGCAGTCTTCTTCTCAATGTCTTCCTCACCCTCCGCTTCACCTCCTTCTGTTGCTTCTTCTCCTTCCTCAGCCTCGTAAACAACTTCTTCGCCTTCTTCATAGGCGTATTGTCCATCTTCTTCGTAATAGTACTCTCCGTTTAGCTCATCGCCTTCATAAGCTTGCTCCTCCTCTTCATACACTTGCTCCTCTTCTCCATTCACTTCTTCTCCTTCCTCCATAATCGTTCCTTCTTCTAGTCCAGCTTCGTGGGTTGGATTGGGTTCAGTCACAACCTCAGTTTTCTCTTCTGCTATGAGTTTGGTCTCATCTCCAGCTTCTTCTTTCGATACAGTTTCTTCAGGAGTCTGGTCCTTGTTCTTGATGCTACCACCAGATGCAGCCGCTCTTTTTCTCTTGAGAATCTCACTGAAAGGCAATGGAGCTGCAAATGAATCTCCTGATCGCTTACGAGGATGGTCATCCTCCTCCAAGCTTTTTCTCTTCCCAAGAGATGTCTCTGTCTTACTTTCCTCTTTCTTGCTGCCTTTAGAAATTGAAAAGCCCTCTTCCATCTCTCTTCTTCTCACCCAAGGAGCTCGGAGATCTCTTTCCTGATGACCACTGTGGTTTTCCTCTGACCTACCATTAATTCTATCTCGGAGTCTGCTTTGAGATAAGTCGCTTTTGTCCCTTCCTCTCTCAACCCTCCTACCAAAGTGAGCTTCGTCGTCAATGCTTCTCTCACGAAGCTTAATTCTACCCTGAAGACGGCTGCTGCTAATGGAGCTTTCCCTCGGTGTATTCCTGCGAGAGTCTCTATTTCCTCTTTCCATTGAAGACTCGGGAGCAGTATAGTCATTACCTTTCCTCTTAGCCAAGCGATATCTCAGGTCTGATGCAAGTATGTTCTCTGATCCTTCCTTTTCGACGTAAGCCCTCCTTTCCGAACGATCTCCTCTCTCAGAAGAACGACTGTGGCCCCACGCGTGCCTGTCTTCCCTCCGCTCATATGAATCAAAACGCTGATCAGCAATTGCACTAAAATCAGGGTCATACTCATTCAAAGAGTTCCGCCCCTCCTGACTTCTCCTTCCATAACCATCGCCAACATGATAATACTCAGAATCCGTAGCCTCGTTATCGACAAAAACATCAAACCCAGGAGACGACTCCCTCAAGACGTCATCTGCGTCCTTACCATTGTGGAAACTGTTACTATCATCAGATCCATATTTGTGATGGCTTCCATCAGTTAAAGGAGGAACACCCACGAGAGGCTCATATCCCACATGCTTCGAAGTATATCCCTCTACACCTCTACTATCCCTTATAGCAGGTGTGACTCTGGGTGCAACCGACATGTCAACAGCCTTTGGGAGACTAGCATGAGTCAGTTTCTTCTCCCGAGTAGAAAACTGAGGATCAGCAGCAGCAGCAGCAGCAGCAGGATTAGCTTCTACAGGATGCTGCTTCTTATAACCAGCAGCATTCGGGGTGTGCATGAATGAACACATATCTCCTTTCGCACACATGCCCTTTTGGAAGAAAACACACGGAAACGGCTGTTTCACAGCAGCAGCAGCATGTGAAGGCGGTACAGAACCAGCAGGAAGACCTCCAAGATTACCCAAAGCCTGCAAGAAAACAAAAACATAAGCATGTGATAAAACAAGCTCAAGCTCAAGTACAAGGAAGAAAGCAAAACTCACAGGATGGCGAAAGCCACACTTGGGATTCAAGCAGTTGCCACTCATCCAATAATAGCAATCCCTTGGGTTGACACGCGCATACTCACTGTGGCGATACTCACACTCAGCTCCCTGTTTAAAAGAATAAAGAAACCGTTAGAGTCCTGTGACTAATAAGATCTATCTAGTAAGATCAGATTCTCTTTCACAGACCTATCTAATAAAAGTATATTTAGTAATTTTTCAATCATTAGAGTCCGAAAGTATGAACACAACACTAAACCAAGAGGATCATCAGATCGTACGGAACGCAGCAAGAAGAAACATGCATACTTTCAATCAAGCAGTCCAGATCTAAAATTAGCAACGAATCAATCAGGTGGAAGATACACAACTTTCAATCGAAACAAAAACGCGAAATCGAACGAAAGAAACTCGAGATCTCAAAATCTAAAACCCTAATTGAAGGGATGAGATCTAAGACGAAACATAATCAAATAATCAATACCTTCTTGCAGGTTGAAGGAGATGCGAGAAAGTAAACGCAATCGGTGTTCTTCTTCAACGCGTCTTCCCCAGGCTCCGATTGCTTCTTCTTCTGCTCGTGTTGTTGAGGTTGGGTCGCCGTCGCAGACATTATTCTAAATTCGTGAAAAATCCCTTTCTCGCGTAGATCCGGAGGTTTCAGATCGAAACCCTAGAGATCAAAACCCTAATCGGCAGATCAGAGAGTCCCGTGGGAGAAGAAACGGAGCCGCCACAGAGAGAAACTGCGACTGTGTTTTAAAAGCTAAGCCTAAAAGTTTTTTTTTTTTTTTCTTTTGCGATGAGATATTAATAGATGAAAGTTCGGCTCGTATTGTTTTATCAATCAAGTTTAGACACGTGGTGATGTATTATTGGAGGTACGTTAGCTGAATTATGTTTCCTTTACTTCTAGTGGAGACAGCGTGTTTGGAATGTTGCGTAGACGGTTATAAGATGTTTAGACCGACCTAATCAGAACCGAGTTTGAACAAAACAAAGTTATAAACCGATTGGTAGATATCTTTTGGATTAACCGATGATCGTTTTTATATCTAACCAGACCACGCCACACCAATCAAACCCATTTAAATAAGTTTATATTTCAAATTAAATATATCTTTTACACCAGATAAGTTTGTTTTTCAAGTGAAATATACTTTTATATTTAAAAAAAACTAACATTTTGAAAATTATTTTTCTTACAACCAAACCAAACCAAACCAAACCAAACCAAACAAAATCAAATTTTGCCGAACCAAATAGAAACTGAGCCGAATAATTTGAGTAAATTTTGACCGTAGGTAAAGAAGCAACTAAGATGAATAGATGACAATAAAAAAAAGGTAGTTTTACAAAGATTGAATTATACAAACTGAGAGAAAGACATCAATGGTTCTTGTTGGATTCTTTATGGTTACTAAGAACAAAAGCTAGAACAAGAGAATAACAATGAAGGTACTTTGCCTGTTCTTCGAATTTCTTCAGCTTGTTTCTCTGTTTTAGCTGCTTCACGATTCTTCTTTGCTTCAGCCGCTGCTCGTTTCTCCTCTGCTTTCCTCTCAATCTCAGCTATTTTGTTCATCAAACGGTCTTGCGCTCGTCCCTTTATCCTCTCAACTTCCACCTGCAATACCAAGAGCCATCACTTGCACAGACTTATAACCAGAGGGATGTTTTTCAAGCTACTTACCTCTGTTTTCCTCATCTCTGCTTCAGATTTCGCCTTTTGATGATTCTCCCACGCTTGTATCTTCATCTCTTCACGTCTGAACCTGAAGATTACACTAGTCATTCTAAGTCAAACCTTTCCAAGAGCAATATGACCAAACAATACAAGTGTTCGAGTTACCTAGCCATGTGCTTAGCCTTTTCAGCCTCCTCCCAC
This genomic interval from Brassica oleracea var. oleracea cultivar TO1000 chromosome C2, BOL, whole genome shotgun sequence contains the following:
- the LOC106327320 gene encoding zinc finger CCCH domain-containing protein 17, with the protein product MSATATQPQQHEQKKKQSEPGEDALKKNTDCVYFLASPSTCKKGAECEYRHSEYARVNPRDCYYWMSGNCLNPKCGFRHPALGNLGGLPAGSVPPSHAAAAVKQPFPCVFFQKGMCAKGDMCSFMHTPNAAGYKKQHPVEANPAAAAAAADPQFSTREKKLTHASLPKAVDMSVAPRVTPAIRDSRGVEGYTSKHVGYEPLVGVPPLTDGSHHKYGSDDSNSFHNGKDADDVLRESSPGFDVFVDNEATDSEYYHVGDGYGRRSQEGRNSLNEYDPDFSAIADQRFDSYERREDRHAWGHSRSSERGDRSERRAYVEKEGSENILASDLRYRLAKRKGNDYTAPESSMERGNRDSRRNTPRESSISSSRLQGRIKLRERSIDDEAHFGRRVERGRDKSDLSQSRLRDRINGRSEENHSGHQERDLRAPWVRRREMEEGFSISKGSKKEESKTETSLGKRKSLEEDDHPRKRSGDSFAAPLPFSEILKRKRAAASGGSIKNKDQTPEETVSKEEAGDETKLIAEEKTEVVTEPNPTHEAGLEEGTIMEEGEEVNGEEEQVYEEEEQAYEGDELNGEYYYEEDGQYAYEEGEEVVYEAEEGEEATEGGEAEGEEDIEKKTAGMLS